The Psychrobacter sp. 28M-43 genome segment GCACCGGACTGTCCTCGTTACATCGAAACTGATTACATTCGACTGCACCATATCCTATTAAACTTGTTAAAAAACGCTATTAGTTTTACAACATCAGGCTATGTCGCGCTCACTGTTGATCGTGTATCTGAAGATAAGGTAACGCGAATAAGTAATCAGCATTTAACTCCTAACAATAACACGACAATGCCTGCGCAGACATCTTATTGGATTCGGTTTAGCGTAAAAGACACTGGAGTAACTATTATTCCTGAGAGAAAAAATCAATTAGTCAATATCTTGAATCAAAGCAATCATAACTTAGTTGAGGACAGTAATATTGGCTTGAGTGATGCCAATAGCTTTGCTCAGTTACTCGGCGGTTTTATCGAACTAAGTAATACGGTGGATAAGGAAACGATATTTAGCCTCTACCTTCCTTATGCTCATATCACTTATCAATCGGTATATCATCGTTGTTCGCAGCTACCCCATATCCACCTTATCGCTATCATCAATCAGCCTCTAGTTGCTGAACATTTACAACGTTTGTGCGAGTACTTAACGATATCCGTGACTATCTACAGCACTTTAGAAAGAGCCACTGTACAGCAGCTAAAAAATAAATTAAAGCAAGATGAGCAAACCGTCATTCCTGTCTTGTTATTAGATTATGAGTACAGCCAATCCATCACCTTACCAGCTCATGCGAGCAACAAGTATAGCGAGCAACAAGAAGTGTTAAACGACCTAGTCGCTACGCCTTCACTACCGAAGATATTACTTAGCATGAAACTTGAAAGGCATATCCCTTCTACTTTACTAGGCCAATATGATGGATTTTTGACCAAACCCTTGGACGCAAGTTTACTACTTTCTGAACTGCTACGTTTAACCTTGTTTGCAAGGAAAACACTAAACATACTGGTCAAACATCAATATGACAGCAGTCTATCTTTTGTAGAAGATACACCTAAGAAAGAAATCTTGTCTCCACTTATCTTAGTAGTAGAAGACAGTCCTACTAACCAAAAGATAGCCTGTAAGATGTTAAGTAAGCTTGGTTATCGCAGTATCGTTGCAGAAGATGGACAGCAAGCACTTGAGAAACTTAAAAGCCAACGTGAAGAGATTTCTTTGATTTTGATGGACTGCCGAATGCCCGTTATGGATGGCTTACAAGCCACACAAGTGATTCGTTCACAAGGTGATAAAATACCGATTGTGGCGCTAACTGCAAATAATACAGAAGAAGATCGCGAGGCTTGTATGCAAGTCGGTATGGACGAGTTTTTATCTAAACCCATTAGCAAAAAAGACTTAGAATCCGTTCTGCAGAGTTTTATACAATAAATCTCTAGTGCAAATAAAAAACACCCTATCGATATCACTCAGTCTAAGTAATATCGATAGGGTCAAAAACTTGGTACGAGGATAATATTTCGGTAAGCTTAATTGTTATTTCATAAACCCATTATCGGCCAGAAATGCTTCTGTGATTTGGCTTTGCGGGCTTGACGCGTTCATACCGCCAGATTGAGATTTATTTAATAGACGCTCTAGATAACGGGCAACGATATCTACTTCAATATTAACTTTATTACCTACTAACCAATGCTTAGCGATATTTGTCACTTGAGCAGTATGCGGAATGATATTTAGAGAAACGATGTTGTCACGTACTAAGTTAGTCGTTAGGCTAATACCATCTACTGTAATAGAGCCCTTGGTCGCTGTATAGTGCGCTAGATCTTGCGGTATCTCAATCTCTATATAAATAGAACGAGCATCTTGTTGTAATTTGCTAACGACCCCTACTCCATCCACATGACCAGCGACAATATGACCACCAAAACGAGTCGTCGGTAGCATGGCCTTTTCTAGATTGACGGTATGTCCTGCTTTTAACCCTTCCAATGCTGTTCTAGCAATAGTTTCACGTGAGACATCAACAGAGTAACAGTTACTTCCGAGCTCCACCACAGTTAAACAAATACCATTTGATGCAATAGAATCGCCTAGCTTCACGTCACTGAAATCTAAGTCATCAGACTCTACTGTCAAACGTATATCACCGCCTGTCGCCTGCATAGATTTAACTTTTCCAACGCTTTCTATAATTCCAGTAAACATATTACCCTCATCTCATTACAGTATTGCCTTCATAGGCGAATATTTTAGTTTATCAAATCATCTATCAATTCTTTATCACAATTTGTTCAAATATCTGACAGTGAAACATCGTTAGACTTGACCTTTAATAGGATAGATTGTGGATAAGTAAGGATAAATCAATAGAAGTATAGCTAGAAGTTGCTATAAATACATAGTTATCCACAACAAATGAAAATTTCACATGAAACCTATTTATTTATGAATAAACTGTTAAGGTATTGATTTATATAAATATTTATTAAAATAATCGAGATATAAATATCTTTTTTGTTTCATGTGAAACAAAGTTATACACAGTTTCATGTGAAACACGTAAATTAATAATTGATTTATCCATATTCTAAGCTTTTTTTTATAATTTGTGGAAAACCTACTCATACGAAGAGTATTTATTTATAAAGGTAATAAGGTTAATTTAAGATCTGGGCCAAGCTGCTGATGACTTTCTATATCAAACCGTAACTGCTGAGCAA includes the following:
- a CDS encoding riboflavin synthase, whose amino-acid sequence is MFTGIIESVGKVKSMQATGGDIRLTVESDDLDFSDVKLGDSIASNGICLTVVELGSNCYSVDVSRETIARTALEGLKAGHTVNLEKAMLPTTRFGGHIVAGHVDGVGVVSKLQQDARSIYIEIEIPQDLAHYTATKGSITVDGISLTTNLVRDNIVSLNIIPHTAQVTNIAKHWLVGNKVNIEVDIVARYLERLLNKSQSGGMNASSPQSQITEAFLADNGFMK